In Herbaspirillum sp. WKF16, one genomic interval encodes:
- a CDS encoding response regulator, with the protein MNKTALIAASRPEERRALTEWLAFNDIDTKTVPSGQSAIELMTQGQPDLVLAQVSMDDMSGLRLAHYLKAHAGFSKVPVILLCRDERELKLVDGQWRAFIFEAPLSAALISELKRELVN; encoded by the coding sequence ATGAACAAGACCGCACTGATTGCCGCCTCCCGCCCCGAAGAACGCCGGGCCCTGACCGAATGGCTGGCCTTTAACGATATCGACACCAAGACCGTGCCCAGCGGGCAAAGCGCCATCGAGCTGATGACCCAGGGCCAGCCCGACCTGGTGCTGGCGCAGGTGTCCATGGACGACATGAGCGGCCTGCGGCTGGCGCATTACCTGAAGGCGCACGCCGGCTTCAGCAAGGTGCCGGTGATCCTGCTGTGCCGTGATGAGCGAGAACTGAAACTGGTGGACGGCCAATGGCGGGCCTTTATCTTCGAGGCGCCGCTCAGCGCCGCGCTGATCTCCGAATTGAAGCGGGAACTGGTCAACTGA